The Trichosurus vulpecula isolate mTriVul1 chromosome 9, mTriVul1.pri, whole genome shotgun sequence region TGTTTACTTGCAGGTTTGGGACATTGTGGGCACAGAGCTGAAGCTCAAGAAGGAGCTCACAGGCCTCAATCACTGGGTACGGGCCCTGGTGGCCTCTCAGAACTACCTGTACAGTGGCTCCTACCAGACAATCAAGGTACTGGGACCGGAGGGCCAGAGACCAGGAATTGCCTAAAGCAGGGGCCTGGCCTGGCCTAACTAagcttccatccccaccccagccctgagAGAGATGCTCCAGAGGCAACCCATTTGTGATACTGTGAGGAGGGAGCAGGGCCTGTCTCCATGGCAATGCTCAGCTACCATCTCCTGTGCAGAACCACAGCTTTCAGCCTGCAGCAGAGGGGAGGCCAGGGGCTGGCTGGGGAGTGGGAGTCTGTCTCATCCCTGGCAACTGCCTCCTGTGGGGCACTGGACAGGATGTAGTTCTATAGAGGAAACCCCAGCAGCAGAAGATGGCACAGCGAGTGGTACACTGCATATTTTGAGGCAGAAATCAAATGTCTGGATGTGCCCAAGATTATCTGTCTCTGTATCTTAGGACTTTCCCCTTTTGAGGGAAGGGGAGGCTCCAGCAGAGAGACTGAAGCCTATCCCCAAGGGCACCCCCGGAAACCCCAATAGGAGGGCTATGCAGCAGCACCTGCTGCTCTAATCACACCCCTAGCAACTTCCAGCCCTATGCTACATcagaaatggagaggaagaggcagagccTGAACAGAGTTCggcagcctcctctcccctcggCCTGCCCAGCCCTCCTCCCTGGGCTCCCCTCGTGCCCTGGGATGGTACGTGTAGAGAGGTAGGCCTAGAAATCCCTCCCTGATGAGCAGGACAGGGCTTTTTCCTAGGCATGTTTAGTGTCTGGTAAGTGGctaaggaaagagagggagctgGGAAAGAACCACACCTCCACACCCCCAAATGGAGACCTGACCTTTCACTCGGCCACAGATCTGGGACATCCGAAACCTCGAGTGTATCCATGTGCTACAGACTTCGGGGGGCAGCGTCTACTCCATCGCAGTGACAAATCACCACATCGTCTGCGGGACTTACGAGAACCTCATCCATGTAAGAGAGAAGGACCCTCGCCATTCCTCGTCTGGCCCAGCCAACCCACTCAGTTGCCTTGCTTTCTCAAGACATGGCTCTGTTTCTGGGGCCTCTGACCTCGGGGTCAACATGGGGAGCACCCAGGCAGAAAGTGCTATTTCTGTTCACTCTGCCTCTTTGCCTGCACCTGCCTCTTTGTGTTTGCCTATCTTTACTTGTGGTCACCCATCTATCTCATTTGTCTCTGCCCACCTGTCTGTCAAACACCATGTCTGCTCATTGGCCTGTCTGGCAGGGCCATTGGGGATGCTCATTGCCCTGCTTCCGACCATCTTTatgtctcattttcttccccaggTTTGGGATATTGAATCTAAGGAACAGGTGCGGACATTAACAGGCCACGTGGGGACAGTATATGCCCTGGCAGTCATCTCAACCCCAGACCAGACCAAAGTCTTCAGCGCCTCCTACGATCGGTCACTCAGGGTACGTGTCTTGGGCTTGGTGGCTAGAAGCCTCTAAGAGTGCCTCCAGTGGGAGGGGGCATGGCCCCTGGCTCCAGGTTTGGTCCTGTGCTTGGTCAGAGCTCAGGGCCCAttgctctctcttccccctctctcctcagGTCTGGAGCATGGACAACATGATCTGCACACAGACTCTTCTCCGACACCAGGGCAGTGTCACTGCACTGGCCGTCTCCCGGGGTCGACTTTTCTCCGGAGCTGTAGACAGCACTGTCAAGGTGAGTAACTAAGAACACATCCTTGTTCATCCCCAAAAGGTCCTGACCCTTCCCGTTGGTCCCCGACGAGCAGAGTTGGGTTGCCCATTTGGTTAGGACGTCATGCCCTAGGGGACCTCTCCAACCTCAGTCTGACAcagtcctctttctcttttcctcagagAACAACCTACAGTAGGGTGAGGGTGATGCAGTCTCTGCTCAGAACCACAGGAATCAGGGCAAAACATCTCATGTTACCCATTTTTGACTGGGGTATCCCCAGTCTCTCCCACTATGAAGTCTCAGTGATACTTGCTGGCTAGACTTCCCTAAGTAATAGGCAGGTTGGATCATTCGTCAAAGATGCCTTGAATGGGGGCCAGGGCTAAGAACTGGTTTGGATCATTCTGAAACCTTTTCTTTCACAGGTTTGGACGTGTTAATGGGAGAATCCAGGCCAGTCCTCCCCCTGGGAACCATCAGATCCTTGCCCTGTGTTGTGCCATCCCATGGCCAGAGCCTTGGAGGGAATCCCCAGGAATGGTTGCCACACAAGTCAGCCAAGCAGCTGCTCCTGAACTTTTGCCCCAAAGCTGCTGCCCCAGGTACTGGGCACCCTCCTGGGCAGTGCAGGTACCTCAGCCCTCCTGCTCTGCCCATCCCACCCCAGCCACAGGATGGAACATTAAGTGGACCCATGGTGGACTCCTCCACAAACTTACACACGTGCACATGTTCATGCCAGACGCAGAACTCCAGCCAGCTCCTCAGAGCCCCTGTCAGAGCAGCCTGGTGCGGTGGGGGTGGGTGGCCCCAGCCCAGAGGCCCAACCACTCCTAGAGAAAAGGGGTACCCCCCCTTCCCTTTGCAGACGGTAATAGATGCTCCCCCAGCACTTGGGGCCTGCTGGTTGggccacacacacagacactcctTTCCTCCTGCCCACTGTTGCTCGTCATGCTGCCAAGACACTGTCAAGCTCCTATCAGAGGGTGGGCTGTTGGGGACGTTTACCCAGAGTCACCAGGTACGATGCTCAAGGCCCACAACAGTCCTCCATTCACACTCCCCACATCATGGAAACCCCTCGTCAGGCAAGGGACTGGCCTTGGGTACATTTTTACTcacattttttactgtttttagaCTGTATATAGATTTGATTATGTCCTCATTGACAATAAAATCTAAATGGTGGTGAGTCTGAGTTCCTGGGGCCTGGGCGTGGGCTAGGCTGGGGTCTCTTGACTCTGAGGACATAACAGGCACACAGGTGTGGAGAGGAGAGATCTGTGTGCATATGTTATACTCAcacaagtatatatgtacatatacttaaacataaaatatgattttcataAGTCTTTTTTAGGACCTATGAAAGGTCAAGGGTAGGGGGTGAGGAGACATGAATCTAAAGGTTCCCAGAGAACACCAGGCTCCAAGTCCGTCGGAAGCAGGGTGCAAGATGTGGTCTGACTGCTCCATCTGCTGGCTCCAGAGCCCCGACCTGCATTCTCTCCAGGCCTTTGGGGGTCCACTGCCTCAGAAGAGAATGAGTTATTCCCTCACTCCCCCAGCACAGTTAAAAGAAGAATCCCCTGGTAGCTCCCCCAGTGACCTCTGCCACATTTGATCCTCCTACCTCACCTGAGGCTACATGGAAAACCCATGATGACCTCTTCCACAAAAGACAAGTGGAGTTTACCTCAGTATCTCCAGAATGAGTCATCATTGTGGGGGTAGCATCACGTCCACAGTTATGCTGTTTCTGATAACCAGATACCATAACCTCTGTGAGTCCCAGCTCCCCACCTTCCCCAAAAAACTGGCCAGCACTTCCATTTTCTGACATTTATTGAGAGCCGATGGCAGGAAGCGCAGACGGCTGCATAGACCACTCACCATCCCACAGGGCTGGGCACACAGATCCTAGAAAGTCCAGTCTGTCCAGGGCCCAGATCCCTCAGACACACACCGACCAGACGCACAGATGGACGGCCTGGGTGCTGTGAGCCTCATCCACCGTGGGAATGACAAGGCCATGATGTCCTCTTGGGTGTGTCAGGGGGACCTTGGTCCAGATGCTTTGGATGTTTGCCGCCCAGCCTCAGACTTGGAGGAGCAAACCAAAAGCCCCGTGGGAAGGGGGCATCACCAATCACCAGGGAGATGGcagcgcacacatacacacacacgcacacacgcacatacagcGTGGGGAGCACCAAGGGAGATGGACAGCTGGAACAATGTAGTACAATACAGAATCTGGACCAAACAACCAGCACAGAGCACACCTGTCTCCCCAGCCCAGAGGCCTTCGGAGCTGTCACACACACATAGTCGTCTTCACAACAGCTAGtttcaggcttttaaaaaatttgtgttTAAGAAATGTCAAAAGTTGTGCCCAACACATCTGGATCAGCAAACAACAATGGAGATTAGTCAGTACTTTTTGAGTGAGGGAAAAGGGGTCTCAGGAAggatggaggagaaaggaggagaaaaagaatgagCACACAACGCTTTTCAGACCACGAGCAAAGGCGTTCATCTGAACTTGGAGTGGGGTCTGCACTGGCCACTTGGGGCAGGAACAGCCACTGTTGCATTCCAGAGGGTCGCTCACACcctcacacccacacacatacacccacacacacacacacacacacacacacacacacacacaccacctgcACAGATGAGCCAAAACACATGGAATTATACACCAACACACTCCATCCGCCCTTCACAGGCACACCCACATGTGCTAACATAGAAGGATACATCAACACACACTCTAtcctcttacacacacacacctcaccaTGCCCACTCATCCACACCCACAGCTACCCTCAAACCAGCCAGGCAGACACCACACAAACAGCCCGCCTCGGTGTGTGTTTCCTCCGCACACACACAATCGCACTCCCCAGGGCCACAGCCACAcccaagaggaggaggagaagggaagccCCTAGTGCCCGAAGGTCTCTGTGGTGTGGTGCCAGGGGACGCAGCCCGTCAGCAAACAAGGCACATCCTTCTTGTTCTTCAAAcgcagagaaagagatgaagaaagaagagcAGCAGGCATGGGATGGAGACTTCTCGGAGCCCCCAGGCACACTGATCCCACCCTCTGGAGGGATGGGAAGCCTCCTGTTTGTGCTACTGGGAAAGTGGTCTGGCCActgagggacagacagacagtcagacagacagacaagacagGTGGCCTTGGCCTCCAACAGCTTTTGTCTCAAACTAAAATCCAGTTTTCTCTTGGTTGGTAAATGGTTTTCTATAGAATcaataatatttctttctttaaatatatatttgttaaagTTAAAGTTTTTACCCTTTTGGATCTCTGGGAAAATCTGCCTCAGCTCATTTCCAATAAATTAATACTCTTCTATAGCTTATTATCTGGTCTATGCCTCTCGCTTgggggggtaggggtaggggtggggtcaTTGGGAACACTCTGACCCAGGGTCAGTCTGTGGGCAGGAGCCTTGGGAGGAGCTGTCTCTGCAGACTTACCCCAGGACCAGGCTACTACGACTGGTTGCTTTGTGCTGTGATGGGGCCCAGAGTGCGGGGCTGGGACAGAggcaccaccacccccaaccccagaaAGAAAGTTAAGCAAGAAGAGGCAGTCCCCTCCTCCCCCCGGCAAGAACTCCCAATCGTAAGCAGTTCCTGTGCTGTACCTCTGGTCCTCAGGCCTGTGCTCTGCGGCTGATTGGGagtaaggggaggggagggggcctgGGCCTGCCTGAGGGTGGGTACTCCCCCACCCTCCAGTGGTCCAGGGAGTTCATCCTAGGGAGCCTAGGACCAGCCCAGCCCACAAGCCTTCTTGTCCCCTACTGTCTCCACCTCCAGCCAGCCCCACTTAGCCTTGTCCCGTGGGCACTGAGGCCAGCAGCCCTTGACCCTACCCTTACCACCCAGCCACCCTTAGGGGCCTGACATAAGAGTGAGGCCCCCAGATGAGGCCTGGggaccccctccccctctccctgtaGTAGTGGAGATAGGGAGGGCACATCCTGGACAGATTGATGGGGACcacaggagagggaggaggaaggagaaagagctaACCCAGCTGTTATTATTGCATCATGGAGGGGGGGGAGCGGTTTGAAGCAAGAGGAATGCAGCCCAGGGCCGCTGTGAGGCGATCACTGGCAGCAGCTGCACCGGTGACCAGAAAGCCCTTGGACAGGGTAGGCCAACCTCTGACCCCAGCCTCCTGCTCTGCACATGGCCCCCCGAAATGTTGTGCTTGTGATCAGGGGGGGCATGGAAGGGCAAGGGGTGGGGACCCCTTTCAAGGGCACTGCTCTCTCGGTCccaatccccccaccccaacatcccAACCACCAATTACCAGTGCTAAAACACCAACCACCATCTGATCAGCCAGGCCCTGGGGCAGGGGACGGGGTGACCCTCTCCgtctcctcccacccacccccaggaATACTCCAGCCCCCAAGGACTCTGAGTCCTTGCCCCCCAACCTCTCTACCTGCTCCACACCCTCATCCAGCCCAAGTCCCTGCCTGGAGGCTGGGTCAGTGCCAGGCAGAGGTCAAGGATGGGGcaaggaggcagcagcagcaagggGCCAGATGGGGAGGGGGTTCCATCGAGGAGGCCATCCCCCCAGAGAGCACCCTCCCCCAGCCTGCAGCACAAAGAAGGCGGCCAAAGGATGGCCTGCTTGGAGCCCAATCCTGAGGTAAAGTTCTGTGTGTGGAGCCCGGGGTGGGGCAAGGGGGGGAGTCCTGAGGTTGGCTGGGCACCTGACGGGCTCACTCCAACATGGCATCCAGCTGGTCAGCCAGGTCATCAAACATGCTGCCAATGTCATCCAGGATGCTGACTGTACTCTTGGACTCAGCGGCCGAACTAAAATGAAGAGACAGAAATTGGGGGTGAGGACTGAGGAGGCAGTGgccaaaggggagggggagggggaaatcacagatttagaaccagaagggaccccCCCcccaggtcatctagtccaacacctttgttttacagatgataaaaatgagtcccagagagggtgGTAACTTACACAAAGTCACATGACATTCGAATTCAGGCCTGATTATCGACCAAGAGAATGGTGACCAGGTAACTATGCATAAGGGGACAgtgatggggagaaggggaagaggcagTGACAGAGGGAAGGGTAATTGGAGGAACAGTGGCAGAAAAGAAGGGACAATAATCAGGGAGACATTGAGCTGGGGGCACAGAACATACTCAGCTGCCTGCCCGTTATCTTGTTTaattttctcctccacagcctgCAGGGCAGCAGCCAGAGAGGCGCTGGTCTCCTCCAGCTTCTGGTGAGCACTGTCGCTGGCACTGCCATCTCCGGGGGGCACGGCCATGGCGGCCCGAGGTGGCTTGATGGGCACCTGCTGGGGGGGCACACCCGGCGATGGGGGCTTGGCAGGGCTGGCACAGAGGGAGGGCGGTGTGCTGGCTGGCTTACTGGTAGCGGCAGCAGCAGGTGCCTGGCGGGCTGGGGAGGGTGTGGGCGTGGGGCTGGCACTCACAGACTGTAGTCCCAAAGGGGCCTTGACTGGTTTGGGTGCTGTGGGCGGGGGTGGTGGCTTGGGAGACACCGGCGGGGGCGTTCCATGGGCTCGCTTCACCTCTGTTGCGGGGGAGAAAGAAAGTTTTACCAGCCATGCCATCTTCAGACCTTCTAGATCCTGCTTTGGTGGAAAAACTAGCCAATGGTCTATTCCTGCTGGCCAGAGCTACCACCAGCTGTGCCAGCTCTGGCCggcagggacacacagctaaccCATTCCTTCGCCGGTACCCATCCCGAGTCAGGGGCCCTGGAGGAGCTGGGTCCCACTAAACAAAAAGGATTCTGAATGTCTTAACCTAAAGGACCAGGCAGAGTCCCCCTGGTGATGATCTCCTGGGATGAGCCTAGGAGGCAATCCAGTCTAGGCTCAGGGTAGGTCTGGAGAGCACAGAAGTATCTAGTTCAATGACTCtagttccttcttcttctttgagTGGTGGGTATGTTCTGTGGAGAGGAAGGCAGTCCAAGAGCTCTAGGCTCCTGACCCTGTGGAAATCTAGGAAGTAGGAGCCAGTGCCTAGGCATACTGACGTGTAGGGTACAAACAAGTCACTGCCTGTGTGGGGGCCTAGGGGCAGCAGGAGCCAGTGGATATGGCATGATATCTATCAAGTGTCCAGGTGTACGAACATCACTGAAAATGCTGCCCCATCCCATCTCTTGCACAGGTGTGGACCAGGGGTGAGGCAGGAGCCCTGTCTTGGTCCTTGTGCAAAATGCAGATTCCACTGTATTTGCAATCCAACGTCTAGATTCCTGCTACTTACTCTCTGTACAACCTTAGACTTAACTGCTCTGAGCCTCAATGTCGATATCACatagaaaatgaagggattgaaccaGATCGTCTCTAAGGTCACCTTGAAGCACTAAATCTTATGTTCCTAAGAAAAGAGTCCATTTTTTTGATGGGAGGTCCTTCCGTGTAACGTCTGCCCTGCCTCCTCTCCTTCAGGGTCCTGGATCTCAGATAGCTGCTCACTGGGGACAGGGCTGTACATACCTGGGCTGCCAGGGCTAGGAAGTGGTGCCTTCTTGGAGGTGGTTGGAGGTGAGCCTTGGATCTTGGGGACCGGTTGGGCCAGGACAGGTTTAGGGGACACTGGGGGCTTGGCAGGCTTTTTGGCCTCTCCGTCAGGTGGGGGGGGAAGAGGCAGATGGGTGAGGTCTGCAGGAGGGGGCACAGCAGGGGGGGGCAGCAGGGGCAGCTCTGCAGGGCCACCACTCTGTTCAGAGGCTGGTCGCCGGCGGACAGTACCCGTGCCATTCTGATACACGGACAGTGGGGGTGGCTCCAGCCCAGGTTCCCCCCGTTCCTTGGTCTTAGGCCTCCGTTTCACTGTATCTGACTCGGTCAAGATAAACTTGACATTCTCCTGCTGGCTCTGCTTGGCCCGGATGCGACGCTTTAGCGTGGCACTGGCCTCAACCTTGGCCAGGGGAGGGCCTTCGCTCCCCTCCCCTTTGGCTGGGCCCCGCGGCCGCTGCCTAATAGTGAGGCTGCCCTCCTCGGCGAAGGGGATGTGCTCGGGGGGGCCCTGCTCCCCACGGCGGGCAGCAGCCAGCAGCCCAGTGACAGGGCCACTAAGGGTACGCCGACGATTGACTACCTCACCGTCCAGTCCAATAGCATCCTTGTGCTTCACTGAGGCCAGCACTGTGACCACACGGCCCGGCTCAGGGCTGGCAGGATGCACGGCTGGCCCTGGGTGCATGGGATGCCCTTCGGGGGGCCTACGGGCAGCCCGGGCCCCACCCCCAATGGACGACAGCTCCAACATGGCAGCAATGCTCTTGACACTGCCCGCACTTCCTGTGTCCACGCTGCCAGCCAAGTCGCTGGCCCTCCGTCGCTGGGCCCGCCCACCCGATGCGCCCTCCTCGGGCCCggcctcctctccctctccaccctggaCCGGTTCATCTACCAGACTGGCACTGGACACAGCGGAGCTGGAGcgcttgggtgggggtggggggggccccTTCTTCTTGGGCCTCACGGCAAAGGACTGGCTGCGGTTGACGTTCTTGTCGCTGCCCGCCGGGGTCCTCACCGAGTGGCTCCGTCCCACCCGTCTCTGCACCGTGGCGTAGGGCCCCGCAGCGGGCACCGTCAGCTCATCACGGTCAGGCTCGCCGTCTGAGGCTGCATAGCGGTTCAGGCTGTGTGCCCGCTTCTTGGGCCGCCCGGGCTCCTCCTCCTCGGCCTCCCCCACGGCCCCAGGCGGCAGACACAACACGGGTACGGCCATAGGAGTTGGAGCCACCGGTGGGGGCGGCCCACCTTCGCCTTCCACAGGCTGGGGCAGCACGTAAGCGAAGCCCCGGTGGGTGGGCGACTGAGGAAGCGAGCGGGGTGACATGGGACGCTCGGCCGGAGGCAGCAGCTGCGGAGTAGGCTTCACCTTGGCAGTGGCCGGGGCTGGGCTGTGGGGAGTGCCCAGTGTCTGTGGGGAAGCTGGACGGGGCTTGGTGGGCGTCTGAGGCGGTGTGAAGTGGCTCCCAGCAGCACCTGGGGGGAAGGACTGCCGAGGCTTGCCAGGCACCGGGGGCACGCTGGCTCTCTTGACGCTGTGTCCGTGGCGCGAGGGCCGCGCCTCCTTGGGGCTGGGAGTGGAGGCGCCCTCATCGGCCAGGTACTCTTGGCTACGGGACATGGGTCCGCTGGGGCCTGGAGGCCCATCTCCCAGAAGCTCTTGGGAGCTGCTCATGTGTCGTGCCCtcccactcaggctgggctcatGAGGTAGGGCACTGGC contains the following coding sequences:
- the CASKIN1 gene encoding caskin-1, whose amino-acid sequence is MGKDQELVQAVKTEDVGAVQRLLQRPRPGKAKLLGSAKKVNVNFQDPDGFSALHHAALNGNTELIALLLEAQAAVDIKDNKGMRPLHYAAWQGRKEPMKLVLKAGSAVNVPSDEGHIPLHLAAQHGHYDVSEMLLQHQSNPCIVDNSGKTPLDLACEFGRVGVVQLLLSSNMCAALLEPRPGDATDPNGTSPLHLAAKNGHIDIIRLLLQAGIDINRQTKSGTALHEAALCGKTDVVRLLLDSGINAHVRNTYSQTALDIVHQFTTSQASKEIKQLLREASAALQVRATKDYCNNYDLTSLNVKAGDVITVLEQHPDGRWKGCIHDNRTGNDRVGYFPSTLGEAITKRAGSRGADMSPSHLSPSQGSSAAPPEEIWVLRKPFTGADRSGSLGGMASGRSGGSGSHALHASSEGVKLLATVLSQKSIQESGPGDSPTKPLEGPAGPSRAQPVTHTGQAYGEQPPKKMEPASEGKSAEAVTQWLATFQLQHYASNFITSGYDLPTISRMTPEDLTAIGVTKPGHRKKITSEINSLTLPDWLPEHKPANLAVWLSMIGLAQYYKVLVENGYENIDFITDITWEDLQEIGITKLGHQKKLMLAVRKLAELQKAEYGKYEAGALRRKAPQSLEVVAIESPPPPEPTPAECQSPKMITFQDSELSDELQAAMTGPPSGPEGGAEKPTNSLPPTPRASALPHEPSLSGRARHMSSSQELLGDGPPGPSGPMSRSQEYLADEGASTPSPKEARPSRHGHSVKRASVPPVPGKPRQSFPPGAAGSHFTPPQTPTKPRPASPQTLGTPHSPAPATAKVKPTPQLLPPAERPMSPRSLPQSPTHRGFAYVLPQPVEGEGGPPPPVAPTPMAVPVLCLPPGAVGEAEEEEPGRPKKRAHSLNRYAASDGEPDRDELTVPAAGPYATVQRRVGRSHSVRTPAGSDKNVNRSQSFAVRPKKKGPPPPPPKRSSSAVSSASLVDEPVQGGEGEEAGPEEGASGGRAQRRRASDLAGSVDTGSAGSVKSIAAMLELSSIGGGARAARRPPEGHPMHPGPAVHPASPEPGRVVTVLASVKHKDAIGLDGEVVNRRRTLSGPVTGLLAAARRGEQGPPEHIPFAEEGSLTIRQRPRGPAKGEGSEGPPLAKVEASATLKRRIRAKQSQQENVKFILTESDTVKRRPKTKERGEPGLEPPPLSVYQNGTGTVRRRPASEQSGGPAELPLLPPPAVPPPADLTHLPLPPPPDGEAKKPAKPPVSPKPVLAQPVPKIQGSPPTTSKKAPLPSPGSPEVKRAHGTPPPVSPKPPPPPTAPKPVKAPLGLQSVSASPTPTPSPARQAPAAAATSKPASTPPSLCASPAKPPSPGVPPQQVPIKPPRAAMAVPPGDGSASDSAHQKLEETSASLAAALQAVEEKIKQDNGQAADSAAESKSTVSILDDIGSMFDDLADQLDAMLE